The following are from one region of the Gryllotalpicola protaetiae genome:
- a CDS encoding SRPBCC domain-containing protein, which yields MEIRQSIEISAPIETVWRLVSEPGWWINDGELEPHEVSLSADADGTMIAEVRGHSWGTWRLVVVELLENEYAAFRWAPHAAAGRDATGPTGSTLIEFILRQASDRVVVEVVESGFDELDLSAEKIAANYRDNDEGWGQELAALKAAAE from the coding sequence ATGGAGATCAGGCAGAGCATCGAGATCAGCGCGCCGATCGAGACGGTCTGGCGGCTCGTCAGCGAGCCGGGGTGGTGGATCAACGACGGCGAGCTTGAGCCGCACGAGGTCTCGCTCAGCGCCGATGCCGACGGCACGATGATCGCCGAGGTGCGCGGGCACAGCTGGGGGACCTGGCGGCTTGTCGTCGTCGAACTGCTCGAGAACGAGTACGCGGCCTTCCGCTGGGCGCCGCACGCCGCGGCGGGCCGCGACGCGACCGGGCCGACGGGGTCGACCCTGATCGAATTCATCCTGCGACAGGCATCCGATCGCGTTGTCGTCGAAGTCGTCGAGAGCGGGTTCGACGAACTCGACCTCAGCGCCGAGAAGATCGCCGCGAACTACCGCGACAATGACGAGGGCTGGGGCCAGGAGCTCGCCGCGCTCAAAGCGGCTGCGGAATGA
- a CDS encoding ArsR/SmtB family transcription factor: MTAAPARELAVMAALVEPSRRAIMQHLTSGPASASRLAERMPLTRQALVKHLAALEGAGLVARERRGREHVFAAQPEALIDTAQWLESLARSWQQQLGALKRAAEAQAQRR; this comes from the coding sequence ATGACCGCCGCCCCCGCGCGCGAGCTCGCCGTCATGGCGGCGCTCGTGGAGCCGTCAAGGCGGGCGATCATGCAGCACCTCACGTCCGGGCCGGCGAGCGCGTCGAGATTGGCCGAGCGGATGCCGCTGACCAGACAGGCCCTCGTCAAGCACCTCGCGGCGCTCGAGGGCGCCGGCCTCGTCGCGCGCGAGCGGCGCGGGCGGGAGCACGTATTCGCGGCGCAGCCAGAGGCGCTCATCGACACGGCGCAGTGGCTCGAATCGCTCGCGCGCTCGTGGCAGCAGCAGCTCGGCGCCCTGAAGCGCGCAGCAGAGGCGCAGGCGCAGCGGCGTTGA
- a CDS encoding AAA family ATPase: MRSERLAIARVGEYPGDPMPRKQWPATIPAVRQLLDEGLELGPATVFVGENGAGKSTIVEAIAAAFGLSAEGGSTGANLHTRRSESELWEHLSIARAPGGPRRGFFLRAETMHGFFTYLEQNPPPAGREEPVFHELSHGESFLELIVNRFQGRGLWVLDEPESALSFSGCLALLGALQQLLVDGGSQVIMSTHSPVLARLEGAQILEVGEWGIRPSAWEDLQLVRNWRSFLDAPERYLRHLR, from the coding sequence ATGAGGTCCGAGCGGCTCGCCATCGCCCGTGTGGGCGAGTACCCCGGCGACCCGATGCCGCGGAAGCAATGGCCCGCGACGATTCCCGCGGTGCGGCAACTGCTCGACGAGGGGCTCGAGCTCGGGCCGGCGACCGTGTTCGTCGGCGAGAACGGCGCAGGCAAGTCGACGATCGTCGAGGCGATCGCCGCTGCGTTCGGACTGTCGGCGGAGGGAGGATCGACCGGCGCGAACCTGCACACCCGTCGGTCGGAATCCGAGCTCTGGGAGCACCTCTCGATCGCGCGGGCGCCGGGCGGCCCGCGGCGCGGGTTCTTCCTGCGCGCCGAGACGATGCACGGCTTCTTCACCTACCTCGAGCAGAACCCGCCGCCGGCGGGGCGCGAAGAGCCCGTCTTCCACGAGTTGTCGCACGGCGAGTCGTTCCTCGAGCTCATCGTGAACCGCTTCCAGGGCCGCGGCCTGTGGGTGCTCGACGAGCCGGAGTCGGCACTGTCGTTCAGCGGGTGCCTCGCGCTGCTCGGGGCGCTTCAGCAGCTGCTCGTCGATGGCGGGTCGCAGGTGATCATGTCGACGCACTCCCCTGTGCTCGCACGGCTCGAGGGCGCGCAGATCCTCGAGGTGGGCGAGTGGGGCATCCGGCCGAGCGCATGGGAGGACCTCCAGCTCGTGCGCAACTGGCGCTCCTTCCTCGATGCGCCCGAGCGTTATCTGCGGCATCTGCGCTGA